A stretch of DNA from Oryza brachyantha chromosome 9, ObraRS2, whole genome shotgun sequence:
atattatcataaaatatgcataatatgatatatttaccaCTAAATTACAGCCACGCTTATTTAACAAATACACGGAAGATGAGCGGACGTATCTCTACGCACCCACACAAGCTACGAGATGAAGGACAATGTAAACATCGATTTCTTTAAATTCATATTGATGGCAATGTGTGCGTAATATGTGTGAGTACTAATATTTATAGACTCAGTTTCGTAAATTTTACCATAACACTTTATCTATTCACAATTCACAATGCATTTActccttatttttataaagttcaatacttagaaataaacttatttggaGCATGCTAAGCTAAAATAGCTAAAAATGATTAGTATAAAGCATTTTCAGAATGTTTAGGGTTTAGTTAAACAATACATTCCACAATGTTTTCGGATGTCCCACTCACGGGCTCACGGCCCACAATCTGACGAGCACCCCCACTCGACCCGACCCGACCCGCCTTCCTCCCAGCCGCTGACGTCACTGACGCCGCCACatcccgctcgccgccgccgacccatGGAGCCGCCGCGGGGAACCAAGCGGCCGCTCCCCGCCGACGCCAGCGGCGGggtagacgacgacgacgacaatgACGGCGCGCTTCCCGGGTAAGCCCCACCGCCCAGCCCCTTCCCCTCCCGCTATGTCCCCTTTCCCTGTCCTCCCACCCCCCCACCCCGCTCGTGTAGGTAGCCTTCCCTCCGGTTTAGGGTTTCGCATCCCCTGCGTGTGGCCTTATGGCGCTCGTGTGCCGGTTTTTCCCCCCCTCTTGGCAGGGAGCGCAAGCCGCGGTTCCCCAAGGGGAAGAAGGCCAAGTACCGCGACcctgccgcggccgccgccgcggagggcATCGACGGCCTGATAAACCCCGAGCTCGCGGCggagcggcgcgcgcggcgacgccACCGCAAGGAGGATGATGACCAGCAGGGAGCCGCCGCTGACGTCAGGGGATTTGAAGTGCGCTACGAGGTACACCGTGTCTCTATCGGCACTGAAGTTGCTAGTTTGTTCTTTCTGCTTCGCTGATTAGATATAATCAGCTGTTTATTTAGGTGATTTTTGTGTTCGAACTGCACTCATTTTTTGAGTGGAATTTTGTAGCCTGGCATTTTGGCGGAAATATCCAATGGACTGGATGCTTCAACTATCCTAAGAATCTGCAGTATTACTGCAGTCAAAATGCATTAGATTAAAATAGGAACATTTCTTACGGATGTTTGAACCCTGGTTCATGTTACTGTCCTTTTTTATCCTATTTGAATGACAACTGTGAAGTGCATGTCTTTTCCCTTGTTCATATTTTCAGTTAGAAAACCCTCTCCCTGCTTCATTCTTTTTCATTCCTATGATTGATATCATATGAATGTTGAGAGCATAAGTTTGAAGCTACCCTCCTGGATATCATTGTTAGATAACACAGAGTTTGATGTTCAACAGGATAGTGCAAATTTGGTCGATGATGGTATTCGACTAGAGCCTTTCAACTTGGAACAAGAGAGGGAAGAAGGATATTTTGATGAAAACGGGAACTTTGTGGAGTATGCAAGGGGCAACGACATCAAGGTGTTGCCGTTTTTATGTTCATGAATTGCAATCATGGAATTTTAATTACAGTTGTGTGACACATGCACTTGTTTTATGTAGGATGCCTGGTTGGATAGTGTCGAAGTTGACACAAAGTATGCTGAAAAGGttcagaagaagaaagagaaagagaaagaagaggagTTCCAGGATCTTTCAACCGATGACATTGGaaagataaaaagaagaaTTGCAAACATACTTGAGCCAGGCGAAACGGTATGTTTGTCTAATGTTAGCTAATATTTGCTTCTTTGTAACCGAATAAATGCCTTTAGCAACATCTAAGAAGTAAGAAAATTTAAAGCTACGTGCTTAGGCATCAAATGATATTGTATTATGATAGCACAAAAGCACCTAATCTTTCTGCTTGAGTTGAAAAACTGACCTTAAATCCTTAATGCATTATGCCATTGTTATTCTATCACATTCTctcttttatttgatgttggaTATCGATTATTTGATGTGGAAATTAAAATGATAGTCTTAAAAAGgcacaacattttcaaatggAGCCTTAATGGGCTGTCCAAATTTTATGGTATTTGGCTGTAAGTTATCTAATACCATAAACCTGACAGCCTGATGTAGTGGTGGGATGCttgcatataattttttgctGCGATGCTATGCGAGAACTATTCAACCCAACTTGCACGAAGGACAATGTTGTTTCATGCTATCATGTCAGCTTAATACGGAGCACAATTACATGCACATCACTGCTTTCTGCATGTATCATCTCTCTTTTATATACAAAAGAGCATATCTGTGCCAAAAGAGTTCCCTGTAAGTTTTAGTTTTCATTTCTTAGAAATATCTAGGAGCATATGTTTTTGCTATTCTGATTCTGGACATTCtagttttcttgaaaaaactTGAGGAAGTGTCAGTTAATATATAACAATGGGATGTTGCTTCTCCACCTGATATTACTTGGCTTTGTGCTACCTATTATTATGGAATATTCTTTTTCTGGTTGCAAcattatgtatttattattacgTGCCCGGTACATCATTGATTCATTGTTGGATCTGAATATCGTGACATTAAAGCAGAAACACCgaatgaacaaaaaaattgcCGTGAGACTAAAGAAACATGGTATTTTTACCGGAAACAGTAGGGGACACCCTGTGGTtagttttttatgtaatacaaaaaaattgtataaataattacataacaGTCTTTTGTATCAATAACTTCAGTGCCTGATAATTCTTTCAACAATTATCTGCCAGATAATACGGGCTTTGAAAAGATTAAAGAATACATCCAGTGATAAGCGTGGAAAGATGACTGAGGGGACCAAGCGTATCTTTGATGAGCTGACAGAAGCGGCCATGAAGCTGATGGAGAACGGAGAGTACAGTATGTATTCTTTTATGGTTAAATTCTTCTGTTTAGCTTTTGGCCTTCTGCTAATAATTTCAGTTTGTCATTGTGTTGTAGCCTTACAGTGATTTGCTTactcgtttcatttttatatgtttcaaTGCAGATGTTTATTCAGATGATCGGGAGACTTTCGAACGTGAGGCTGGTGAGTGTCCTCCTACCACAAGCTTACTTTAATTTCCGCTTTGCGATTGTTATGTTTCCTTTCTGATGCTACTACTATTGTTATTTTCCAATTCTTGAATTGTTGTCCCGAACCTTCGAACTTTTGTCCAATTGTACGAAAACTATATTGCTCTCatcatgtttataaactatattGAAAAGGAACATGAAGTACAATTCGACAGACCCTGGGCTGGTTACACATTTCCCTTTAGGCCATGACATAAGATGATAGAAAATGCAAAAGAATATGCAGCATCTAGAGATTGTGGGACTGAAAATAATGGAATTAGTTGTGTACTAGTTCTATCAATGGTCTCCTGTAACCAGGGTTTTAAATCTCCGGCTATAGCTGCCACTATCTCCGGCTATAGCTGTTTGAGTTGTAGCTATTTGTTCTCATACACAATTTAGCCGCTATAGTCCCATTTAACCTGTTATTAACTGTTTGAGCAAACCAATCGCTAAACACCTTAGCCCGCTATTTAGACTGCTTGTAACTATATGTGCATTATGCTAGTGCTTATGCAAATTATTCTTGAAAGGTATCTTAATAGGGATTGCTTCAATGTTCTTGCTTTTGCAGCGGGGTATGAACGTCTGGCACGTGCTCGTCTTGGTCTACCAGAAGCTGAAGAAGATATCTTTGCAGACAGTCCAAAAGATAAAACCACTTCATTGTTACTAGATATGGAGCCTGGTCCTTCAGCTGCTAATACCTCTACAACTGCCACCGCATCTAAGGAAGATGACGATGACTTTGATATGTTTGGTGACGATGATGACAAAACTGATGCCAATCGTGATTCTGATGCAAATGCTGTAGGTTCAGGTTCCAATCCTGAACAAGTACCTCATGATTCTAATGAAACTTCAGGTGCAGAGAGTAAGTTCTCATGTGTTCCTGATTTCTATATGTGATAATTACTAAGCAAACATACACACGACACATTCGCTTCGTAACTTTTAAGTACTGTTGTTTTGTGTTGATTATTCTTTTTGCTCCTTCCTTGCAGAAGGTGATAATGGAAGTGTGAGCTCAGATTATATTTATGATCCAACTTCAGGGTAGGTTACAGGTTTTAATTTATGCTACCATACTCAATTGTTACAGTTGCTTTGAGTATATgaactttgtttttctttactaTCAGCATTATGACAATACTATGCAGCCAATGCtgtcatttttaaatagttagGTTATGTTAATTGCATTTGCTTTCTCATTTATATGCAGTTATTACTATAGCAGTAGCACGGGCTATTACTACGATTCTACATCTGGATGTTATTGCTCTGCATCTACAGGAATATGGTATTGTTCTTCATTCATCTTTCACTGGCATGCAATGACATTGATTACTTTTTGTTTAGCTGTTTACTTCTGGATGCAACAACACTATATGTACGCTGGACAGCACCCTTTTTAAGTACTTAACTGGAAGGCTCATTTTATATCACAATTGTGTATCTGGGTGCCATGAATCCAATTGTTGGCGAAGGTTAACTTCTGTCAAAGGAATGACTGTTGGTGATGAAGTAGAATGTTGGTAGCCAAACGAGGTCACTGATTGATGTGAAGAATAGATCTAGGGTTGCTAAGCCACAAAGTAGGAATTTTTAGGGATTAGgagtatttaatttattggttTATTAGTTCCCAGGAGGTATACAACTTATGACACTATTCTACTTCAACTATCCAACTCCTAGACATTGCTCAGAGGTAGCACAAGCCATACAGCTATAGGTTAGGCCTTATGGCTGTGAAAGGTTTGTTTAAAATGGGCTTCAAACCAGGAGTGGCTATAATTCTTATTATTATACATTATCTCACCCTCCTATTCTTGATATACATGCAATTTAGAGTATAGCATACTATATCATTTCCCTTTTTAGCCATATCCGTGTTCTGCATGTgtccatgattttagacaCCGACTGTTGCCTATGAAGCATCTACACCTCATGACCTATCCATGTGCAACTCAGTTATTACATATTTTAGCTTCATTCTTGAGACATGGGTGTGTGCCACATCACACATGGCCATACAATATGCAAACAATTTTCCCTCAAAACAAACTTTGACAGCAAAAGCTCTCGTGTTGAATTCAGAGAAGGGCAAAACAGCCTACTAGTTAAGCGTGTGGTTGAATGCAGAGAGAGAACACATTTTCTCCATGCGTTTGGTATACCACAAAGCTACATATCATTACATAACTTCAGTTGCAGCAAGCAATGTGCATTCCTAATGACCAAATCCTTGTTATAGGTTTCTGCAAATTATACCAATGCTACCAACTTTATGGAAGTGCATGTGCTTAATTTATGTAGCATCTACTTCTTCAGGTACTCATACGACGAACAAACCAGTGAATACAAAGAGACGCAGTCTGAACAATCCAGCACGGCCAAAGAAACACCGGGAGATGGCATCAAGGAGTAGGCCAAGTACCTAACGGTCGCCTCTCTCAAGTTAGGTTGTTTAAACAGTTGGATGCAGATTCAGTTTTTAGGTAGAAAGGGGGGCATTTGAAGCTCACTTTTGTTTGTACAAGTACGGGGAGAATGAAAGGGGAGGGTTGTCTTACTACATAGGATTTTATATAGAGCAGAGTGATGCGCTGAGCGCTTTATTTACACTTACACTTACGTTCACTTGTTTATTTTGCATTGCCCCATGGTCCATATCCCCCAGTGCCCATGGATATGTACAGACCTGTGACATGTAATTCCCCCCGTCTCCATTGGCATAACAAGATGAGAATATGATATCAGAACGAGGTATCTGTTGTTATAAGCTAAATAGTTCCTGCTTTTAGTTGAATTCTACTgcatctgtttcatattgtaagactttctaacattgtttaaattcattaattgatgaatgtatataatttatatatgtctaggtTTATTAGTATCCacatgaatctagacaaggctagaaagtcttacattgtgaaacggatgAGGTAAGATTTAATCATTGATTGATGATGGATTGCTTTTAAGGCAATAAATTTGCCTCCGAAATTGCAAGACGCGGTTCAACTCTcaggaagaagatgaaagaTCCAATTGAACATCCTCACTGAACCACAAGTATTTTTGCGTGCTGGAAAAACGGCCCGCGTCGGCAGCTTCTTCCGAACGGATTTTGGCCCGTGACACCAGGATCCGGCCGGCATGCGCCGGTCGCACGGAGAAGAGTCGGGCGGCTCTCTCACCCGCTTTACGGATCTCTCTCTGTGCGTCGTGCCGAGATGCTGCTTTAGCATGTGTTTTGTGTGGTACGTGGTCATTAGTGAAGGCAGCAGGCAACTCGCCAATTTGCAGGTTTCTGCCATCATGGTACCCGGTTTCTCATGGCATGCTGTGCTCTGCCGGTTATGACGGCGGTAAAAGATAGTAACGGGCGGaatcagaaaatttcaaaaagtAGGGCTATGTTAACTTAGTTTGAGCTATTTTTGAAGTTTGCATGTTGATTACACATGATTCTACCTAGAATTATGGATCTATGCCTATGGCTCAAGCCATAACGTGTCCTAGATCAGGTACCGCCGAGGAGAGCAAGACAAGTATTCTTCCTTGTAAACTTCCTACACCGACATGTTATAGATTTTTGTGACCAATTCTGCAAGTTTACATAATACTAAGCGTAGTTTGCATGTTTACTAAAGTGATAGTTATTAGATTATGGttttttagtatatataatGGCATCGAGGGCATCCCAACCGTTTGCGAGCATGATGACATGCATTTACAGATTTACTATTCAAGGAACACATTTATagtcaaaaaattatttgctaCTATAACTTATTATCGACGGACAAAATACAACTACACTATTTGTTGATGTAGAGTTTGGCTGGTTCCAACATATATGTGATATTATAGCAAGGTGAAAGACACAATGATTTTATACTAGTTTTTGCCCCTTGATGACAGTAATAACTATATTCCTATTAACTGGAGCTAGCGTATAGCCACTATATCAATCTTACGTGATGAGAAAAGCCATAGTTAAGTCTATAACTATATCGGTAGTATAACTTAACCATGTTTGTCAGAGGTTAGACACTATCGGGTCTGTGACTGTCCAACGTTGATTCGATGATTATCTTGCCTGGCTATCTTGACTTCTCTTCGCCTCTCTTCCCTCCCACTAAGGATTTGTATTTATAACCATGGATATCTCCTTGTCAACTAAAGCTAGTGTGATAATTATGTGTACTATTTAAATATAGTcgtcatcatatatatatatatatatataggcaagtatgtatttgattatttatttaaacttgttTCTTGTGTAGTACACTTACCGAACAGATAAGGGATGAGTATTCATATCTATGAAAGGTACGTACCCTAATCATGGATCCTATTAATTCATATTTGTGTTGGAAGATCTTGTATACGTTTCTTCATGCAATGATAGTAATCACTTTTTAATACGTAGGTTCTGTCTTATTTCGTGGGGGAACAAAGAACAATCAGGCTAGCTTCCAGAGTCCAGTGGTACGATCTTTCCGTCCGAAAACCTCGCGATCGGCAAATCCTCCAGTCCGACGACCGTTTTGAAGCCTCGAGAGTCAAGAGTCAATCCCAGCTTGCGTTCGCACGTACGTGCAGCTAGACCACTTGACCAGCCAACATCTTCTGCccctttttagtttttaacaCTATTTTCAGAGCATTGACCAGCCAAAATCTGGGCACTAATATACACAGAGCGATGTAGTCATGTATATAGAAGATTGCATTGATCTACTAATGAAAATGCATAAAGaagataaagttgttttttttacaatggtCTTTTATTAGTAAAGTACTCCTACCTCATAATAagtaataacattatttttgtcCCCCACCCTCTTATTTgtcttaaaataagtttatttttaagtcatcATTGCATTATAGTTTGTAAACTATGGAACAaatacattataaatatatgagtaAATCTAGACATGTTCAAACCCTATCTCAGGCTGAGCTTCGAGCCAGGCCTAGGAAAAACCtgactaaaaaaaaaacccaacctAGATCTGCTCAGCTCAACTATGCACGGAAAAACTAAGCCTAAGCCTGGTCCAAACTTTTCGtaaattttggggttttttggACTTTAGGGCATCAATACCTAGGCTCGGCCCTGACCTGTTGCATGGTTGGGACGAGGTAAGCTCAGGCTTATTTGGACCGGTCGACTAGTTGGCGCAACTTGAACAAAAGACtaagtaaattttacaaaactacATCTACTTTCACCAAACTATcgcaaaactatatatttaagctATTGGatcaaaaaactttatttagcACCAAGTTTATCgtaaactacatattttatattgagtatcacaaaactacatattttgtataaaatttatcataaaactatagatttaaagTAAATTCTAGCAGAAAATTCTCCATCTGGACGatggtgatatatatatggaattaaattctaaaatatgcAGTTTTGTGTTGTTTAGCTTTAAATC
This window harbors:
- the LOC102700735 gene encoding CD2 antigen cytoplasmic tail-binding protein 2, with amino-acid sequence MEPPRGTKRPLPADASGGVDDDDDNDGALPGERKPRFPKGKKAKYRDPAAAAAAEGIDGLINPELAAERRARRRHRKEDDDQQGAAADVRGFEVRYEDSANLVDDGIRLEPFNLEQEREEGYFDENGNFVEYARGNDIKDAWLDSVEVDTKYAEKVQKKKEKEKEEEFQDLSTDDIGKIKRRIANILEPGETIIRALKRLKNTSSDKRGKMTEGTKRIFDELTEAAMKLMENGEYNVYSDDRETFEREAAGYERLARARLGLPEAEEDIFADSPKDKTTSLLLDMEPGPSAANTSTTATASKEDDDDFDMFGDDDDKTDANRDSDANAVGSGSNPEQVPHDSNETSGAEKGDNGSVSSDYIYDPTSGYYYSSSTGYYYDSTSGCYCSASTGIWYSYDEQTSEYKETQSEQSSTAKETPGDGIKE